In Vespula pensylvanica isolate Volc-1 chromosome 2, ASM1446617v1, whole genome shotgun sequence, the genomic window tgCTCTTTGCAAATTCTCATTATTTCATGTTCAGATTTTTctctgaaaaataatttcgaacatGTTTATATCGATACGTATTAAAATaagcaatatataatataataaagtatgcatttgtaaaaaagaatataaaatatatagttatgatataaaaaattaaaaaaggaattaattaattaattaattaaaaaattaaataagagcAAAAGATCATTACATTTGTTcagccattttttttttcgccatTTCTGTAATAGATCGACTTATCGATTCTTCCTTTGCGATATCGATAATCGTTTCCTCTTTAAActcattgaattttaatatttcctctTCCAACGAACAGCGTAAAGCTATAAAGcataaaagagataatagtACTCGAAAATGACGTAAACAAAGATAATAAGTAATTGTCATTCCTGGAAAGATAATCTATAatctcattatctttttttatggaaaagaAACTTTGCACGAATAATTATATCCATTCGGTAACAtgaacgtatttttttttttNNNNNNNNNNttttttcttttaccatcAACGTCCTTCACCGCCATCTTTAGATCTTTTTGACAtgtacgtatttttatttcgtacgtCTTTCGTATCATAGGTGTCGTtcgcatttctttttcgattaaaatcttgaatatatttaactcatcgattaatttttccaGCGTTAAACACTTctgtttcaaaaataaaacacagAATGTaatgtttatgtataaaattaataccgcggacattttataatacaaaaaaaaaatattaccattgcctttatttttttcgtaaattccACAAGTAAATTAACCATTCTCTGAATCGCTATTTCGTATTGCGCATGTAAATCCATATCTACAATATAAGTATACGTACAAATAAATTGAcgtggtgtgtgtgtgtgtgtgttataccGTCCCACGAATTGATAGCAATAAGTTACCTATCAACTATTGCGGATACAAACGCACGTTACTGCCCACGCTATTGATaactaaagaaataaagaagcaaTATGAAAGGCTTATTTACGTTTCTATGGTATCTATTCTCATTGGCAACGCAAATGTAATCTTCCATTAAAAAATCGAACAGATAACGACTTGTTGAAATTCAGTGAAATTCGTTGtctttatcaaattattattgttttaactCAACCTTTGATGGAGaacgtattaaataatttgttatatttattttattggaaataattgtaataatatgaaataatttttaaaaagagataaagatttctttttttggctTACCATTTGAACTTGATTCTTCTTTGTAATGAATACAGCGCTATCTATATGATGTTaggaaaaacattttatatatcttgtatTTCGATGAAAGCATATGATTGGTCGAGTACTAGGCGGTAAACCAATCCGCATACTTCAAATCAGATGCGTCTCTACGAAGATGCGTAAAAGAATGCATACATGCGTCatattctatgtatgtattatataaagcTACAATATTCATCTACGAACGGACACATATAGAAAGATTCGGTAGACGACAAAGATGGCGTATCGTGGTGTGAAAGGTTCTGATCCGTTTGTTTCAAAAACTTCACGAAATGAACGTTTCGCACAAATGTCGAAACAAGAACAAATTATTCaacaaaagaaattggaaataCAAGCGAAATTGCAAGAACAAAAAGCGAAGGAAGCTGTCGAAAGTGTCAAAAAATCTAATTCACTTGGCCTAGCTACGACAGCCAACAAAGCTACTACATCCAAGTGAGTGCTCGACAATGTTTTCTTTGGTTCATCTAACAAGATACTCTTCTTTGTTTATTGAATCAACGTTTATCATACTTGGACtatgtttttgttatttatattcccTGTCTCTTCATGGtctatttttctatacaaGTGTTATACAGTGAATGAGATCAATCAAGAGTCACATTATGAACTAAACTCTGTTATTGTTTGCATTGGAGTTTCAATTCTTATCTTCTTATTGTTCCTTTTGTTCTACAAttgttattgaaattttacgtttcaatgtatatatttggtttaattcaaaaaaacTGAGTATTCTTATCTATGTTAAACAATTGTATATTCGTGTTAACACAAAAGAATAACTTGTATATctgtttaatctttttatcctttataaCACCGTGTACATTGATTCTTTAATACAAAACTAACTTAATTTCTACAAAGCCAAAGAGAAGTTCATTCGATACTGCCgttgtattataaatagatgTTAAGTATCGCATCTGTTTATTTATAGGAAGGAGGACGAGAAGTCATCTACATCTGTGACAGTTAATTTGTTTGCCAATGATGGAAGCTTCCTTGATCAGTTCAAAAAGATTGCGAATAATAAAGGAACTGGAAAGCAAACAGAGTCTAACCAATCAAAAGttgaagataaaagagaagaaaaggtagaagaaagaaatcatgataatagagagaaagaacgtgatagaaaatggaataatgaaaaaaacagagattgggaaaacaaaagagatagaagaagaaatgactCAAGATGGGGAAGAAGTTCTGATAGAAGACACAGTTCCTCGTCTAGCCCATCTCCTACCAGGCATAGATCTTCTCTGAGTCCTGATCCAAGATCAATGTACAATCAACCTCCTCCAAATGGACCACGACCACATTTTAATCAACAACAATATCCTCCCCAAAGTAACAATCAAACTTCGTCTATACCTCCTCTCATGTCTCAGCCTGTGATGCAAATGACAAACATTCCTCCACCTAATATGAGAGGCATGACAACAAATATTCCACCTCCTAATATGCCTAGAATGCCGCCACCAAAAAATGTCAACAACAATTATTCCAACGTGGATAACCATTCTAGTAATCCTAGAATGCAGATTCCTCCACCACATATTATAAGGCCTCCACCGCCACCGATACAAAATATTCCACCAAACACTAACGTACCACCACCAAATATGCAAGTTCCACAAAATATGCCAATGACCAGCATACAAAACTTACCACCATCGTCAACTTCGCAACAACATATTATTCCTCCTCCACAGCAATGCAATATACCACCACCTACTAATTTGCAACCTCCCAATATTCCACCACCTAACATCCCGCCACCAAACATGTTGCCACCAATGTCCCAGATGCCTCCAAATATGATGCCAATTACTGCCTCTCAAACAATTGTAGTAACAGTACCTAATGTACCAAATGTACCTCCTCCCAATGTGATATCGTCAATGATAATGTCCGCACCTCCTCCAGTTCATACCGTTCCATCTACTATAAATTCTGTACCACCTCCAAACTTGAATATTCCACCTCCAAATGTCCCACCACCTACAATAATACAAAAtgcaccgccgccgccgccgccacacTTGATTCCAACTTCTTATCCTATACCTAATCAAGTACCAATCACAGTGGGACCACCCAACGTTCAAATTCCACCACCTGTGAGACCACCAGCTAATCTACAAGGCAATGAACAACTAGGTATGATGtgttaataacttttttatctaCATCACCAACTACAAACATCATAgcaataaatgtaaattatgtTTTACAAAGTATTaagatcataaaatattatcagtGAAGATACTTTTTACATGTCATGAATCTAATTTATCATAAAGGAAATCTTCATCATCATATATAGtaagaaatatgtatgaagaatattagaatattataatatatatctgacAAGAGTTTCTAAGTTTGTCCCATAGAGGCTGAGCAACTGGCACGCATAGTCGCTGATTGTGGAGATGAAATAGAGCAAGAAGTACGAGAGAAGAATGCCCAGGATCCTAAATTATGGTAACTACTGTCCTTACTGACCCTTATTTTTTACATCCGTTTTCCTACTccttctatgtatatgtaacgcgtataaaaattattgaagagttaaaaatgttattagtAGCTGATTACGTTTATTAcgtcattctttctttttttttttaatttttttttttttcttgagcTTGATATATTGTGATAAATATCAGATACAACCTGCAGTTCCTTTGCAATGTGTGTTGTTGCAAGCaaatagtaattttttaaatgtgcCCCATAAGGAACAATATTGCAAACAAAACAGAGTCACAGTCTTGCATTAGTCTAGCATGTTTTATAGAGAGCATTTTCtaagcaatatttttttttatatttttattacatcaaTGTTTAAAGATTATGAAAAGTTTGAAATTTACTTCTTAACAGTAGCGTTAAAGAATTCAAAAATACTAAACTTCTTGGTCTTTATTAATAAGATACCATTTCCTTCTAGATAACTttccaatattatttatattaagacAATTTAGCCATTATATTGATTCGcagaaaatttatgatatgCATCCACCAATTTCCTGTATGAAATCCATTTATGTTGTTatttagattattaatttcgtaGTGCTCAGAATCTAATATCTTTATAACTTACAGCATATTTATTTGATAGCagatttataatatcgtttatattatttataccaaCATTGATTCAATAAGTATGCTAACAGTGCTTTAGActccattttttaaaaatatcattaaatataatattctcttcGTAAGCATTTTCATACTGTTAGTACCTATAGTATAATGCATATAAACTGTCTCTAACCGTATAGTGTAAATAATGCAACAAacacattcttttttatgctAATCTGACTTCCATACTTATAGCACCTTTTACATACATGCAACAGGTATagataaaaatcgtttttacATAGTCGATTAGCAATTTATCCACTCCTTTTGAGAGTTGCTtagaatttcataaaaatattttcactctGGAAGCACTTTGTCTAGGAATATATCTTACTTGGCAGCGTTTTAAGTATTGTTTTAATCAAGGTTTCTGCATCAAAAGCAAAGTGCAGCGTATCTGCAGTACAGGGGATTGGTGGCAAAGTTTCGTGCTGGAAAAACAGATAAAGACACTAAGAGTAGTGGTGCGGAGCCTTATTGTCCAGAAGAAGCTCTTAGTGACAATgatgaaacagaaaagaatcAGAAACATAGTTCTCAAAATGGTAGGCTGTTATCTCTTggtaaaattctctttttctttttttttttctcttctttcttttttactttacaaGTGTCACTATacctataataatatatatcatttaacaGAACGtccgaaagaggaaaatagagaggaacgtaaaaggaaaaggagaagtcGTTGGAGCGAGCCAGATAACAAGGTTCCTATTGCAGATATAAATGCAATTACCACTCAAAGAACACGCCCGGGTCTTGCACAACCTGGAGTAGCCATACCAGGTCAAATTGGCCAACCAGCTGTTATTATACCGCCAAAAATACAGCACACTAAACCAAAGAATCCAATGCTAACAAAGATATCTCGAAATGATCCTGCATTGATACAATATGCAAGACAAACTTTTGGTACATTGGATCTTAGTGAAGAACAATGGAAGAAAGCTGAGGACCATTACAAGGTCgttataaagaaaacatttgtatatatttttaacgacaAAAGATCTATTTCTATGAACAATTATCTATCTTACagataaatcttttatacCAAAATCTattaagaaaaagggaagaagtgAAACGATTAGAAGCTCAGGGTAAACATAAATACGAGTACGATAGCGACGAAGAAACAGAAGGTGGTACTTGGGAACATAAGTTAAGATCTGCCGAGATGGAAGCTACACAAATGTGGGCGGAAGAATTAACGGCACAAGCTGAAGGGAAACATCATATCGGTGACTTTTTGCCTCCAGacgaattgaaaaaatttatggaaCAATACAATGCCGTTAAACAGGGTAAAGAGCCAGACCTTAGTGATTACAAGGAATACAAGTTAAAGGAGGATAATATTGGTATGTTTTtgcttattatattttttagattataCTTTATTACAAACTATGATGTTTGTTTGTAGGATTTCAAATGCTTCAAAAGCTTGGTTGGAGCGAAGGTCAAGGTCTAGGTAGTGAAGGCAGTGGTCGAATCGAACCTGTTAACAAGTATGTTTCTTATACTATGTGAATTATCATACTGTATGTATTATCatgtaataatatgtaatattcgaTGTAATTAGGGCTACTAATAGGCTCGATAGTGCTGGCTTAGGATCCGAAAGACCGGATGGTGTTTCGAGAGACGATGATGAATTTGATgcatatagaaaaagaatgatgcTTGCATATAGATTTAGGCCTAATCCTTTAGTAAGtatgatattaatgatattgatgttattaaaaatatattatacattatattaaatatttttcttcttttctttcttttttttttttttgttttctttttagaacAATCCTAGAAGACCTTACTACTAAATAATCGAATGGActgtatttctataaaatccTCAGATGACAAgtcttttctaatttaatatagAACAAATGATTGTTATTTTGTATATCTAAAATGACGTgaaagttaaaatattaacgTGCTGTCTTAAACAATGTTGTTAAATTCAAATAAGATATTGcgtcgttaaataaaaaaaaaaggagcaatCGTTCATATCTCCATTAACATTAATCCTTGAATTCTTagtcattattaatatacgtatTGTAATTGATTACATTAATTAACAGTTATGTATAGTATCTTATGTACGTTGAAAtagtatctttttatttctcagatgtaataaaaaaagtacagAGAAATACATACgcgaaaaatttaatgaataatgaaagtgaatatatatatatatatatatatatatatatatatatatatgtgtatatattaaaaaaaagcttcactaatattttattttcaaataacaaaaatttattacgtaataaaaatttaacgcgATAATATTGTACCTTTGTACTAAACAATACATATTTCAAGATCTTCCTAAAAAGCTTTACAATAATCCTTtgacaatatataaaatttcgaatataataaaaattatataatataattattcacgattagatttaacaaaaataaaaacactgTCTCTTTATCGACAATATTGTACAcgcataaaaaattttatataatattcctaTCTATGAATtctttaaaagtatttatcaATGTCTCCCTATAAAAATCGTTCTTCTCCAATTTGTCATAATAAACGTTAACATCGATACTCTCagaaatatcattttgattTGTGAAAAGATGTAAAACATGTATAGCCATACAAACGGCATATTTACCGAAACGTTCGATATGTtccaataatatttcataaggAAATAGTTCTCTAGGATTACAATCTAAACTTTCAAGACATTTAGAGAAGGAATCGTAATAATCTCGAAGTAGATCGTCGTAATGTTCGACCCTAATCTCGTATAGGGTGGAACAAAATAACGTATAGGATATGTCCAAGGCAGGCGATGCGTAACGACAGATTTGAAAGTCGAGGAAGCGAAGATCCTGCGGCTCATGGGTTCTTTCGTTCTCctgaaataaacgaaatgaaataacgacgaagaaaaaataaacgaaaagatcttggtaaaatcattttaacgGATCTAACTCGATCTCTCAATTTAAATTGATCCTAccttgtatttaaataaaaaattatttgtccaAGCATCACCATGATTTACAACGGCATAAGGCTCAGCAACAGATCCTTGAACTATTTCAAATATAGTATCAAACATGTTTTTAACGAAatcattaaatctttttcgataATGTTCGTCTTCACCTTCTAGAGtctgtaatttaaaaaaacgatgaactgatgtttctctctctctctctctctctctctttctttctgtttttctctttattatttttttttttttgtatgaacCTTTGTTAGATATCAACAAACCTTTGCAACGATATCGCACAATTTAATTGAACGAGTGTGCATTTCTTTATTGTACGTAGCAGAACTTTCACGATAAAATAAAGGCTCCTCTATCGATTTGAACATCTCGAAAGTATCAGGCTTCTTAGCTCGAATTGCGAAGCTGTATGCGTGAAATTTTCCGAGACAACGTAGAGCCAATCGAGCATGTGGATAATCGAGAAACTTTGTTTCTctcataatataattttttattttcaaatcctCTAACACTAAAATCTGTaggtatataacatatataaaaaaagaaaaaaagatttcaaaatcAAGAAAAGTTGCATGTAATTATATCTTATCTCtatgattttcaaatttttataaattacgaataaaattcgaCCGATTCTaccgattcgattcgatcggatAAAGTTCATTTTCGAAGAAGTCTTTTAAGTCTCGATCGCGACCTTGAAAAAAATGTCGGTTTCATTTATCGCTCGTCAACACGTTTCTCTTATCCCAGATAGTTTTATTCATTGTTTAGTGAAAccgtacgtaagtatgtaagGAAAGGTGGAACGGTGAAAGTGGCCGAAACGGAATAACGTCGACGAAAAAGTGTGATCGTACTAATTATAGTTAGAGTCAGAaagacatttctttttatcttcgagcGAGCGATCTTATCGtctaaaaacatatattattcgactgatattagataaaaaaaaaaaaaaaaaagaaaataaataaatacaaataaaagaaataaatatttatttcgtgaTTTGATGACACAACCAGgcattttatattctcttatGGATTAGTTTGAATTGTTcacgattaataaattttatatcgtgttatataaaaaaaaaaaaaaaaaaaaaaaaatgaaaaggataggtcttaaaaataataataatattaataattaaaaaatagatctCGTAAACAATCTCACCTCGTTTTTATCATCCTTCGAGTAGCTATACATGAAAGGAATATTATCAACAGACATATTATAATCACGtagaaaatcgttgaaaatagGCAAAATTTCCTTGTAAAAACGGATCTCctgaagaaacatttttctaactttgatgaattttcttcgagagTCGTTGGGAGCACATTTTACGATCAAACGaatcttttcgatctttccattcttttcaCCTTCTATTAAGGCACGATAAACATCACTGATAAAATTTTCACCAGCTTTGACTGCCCGTGTTACTTGAAAATTTGGATCGGACAATGATTTATCTTCGGCGATAGCTCGCAGATATTTTTCGATACGTTTCTCTTCTAAAAACTCGTCTTCTGGAAAATGACTGATCTCTCGAGACATCTCGAGGTTTGATGATATCTcttagagaaaataaaaaaaaaataataataataataaaagaaaagaatataaagataaaaataaaaattaaaagcaaaaataaaaataaataggaacAGAACAAATTGGTCCAACGAAGTTAAAATATCTTCACGAAGAAATCACGAAGGTAATCGTCGTACGAGAGAAAGTTCGCTTGGCAGGATTTAATCTTCGATCTtacgaagagaaggagaaggagaaggataaggagaaggagaagcaaaggaagaagaagaagaagaagaagaagaaagagaaggaaaagaggaaatccTATCCCAGATGTATGACCAAGCGTAGAAACGAACAGTCTGTCTTGTAAGAGTTACAAACTGATACTGTCGACAATAGAAAATGACGATAATCCTGTCCTGAGTGACTTTATCTAAGAGGAGTTTTATTTACGTTATCGCAGAACAACTCCGCAAAAGTAACTGTTTCAAACAAGATACcgattatttgaataatttaaacaatatagTAGTATGTGTTGGTAGTgtgttattaaaaagaaacgtaatcgATCAAAGGTGAAGACAATGACTAATCATTATTCCATATTGAAGTAAACATAAATGGTAATTCTCATCGTGAGATAAAAttatgatctctctctttctctttctctcttactcttttgcTACGGACGATAATATTCTATCGTTTAAGATTTAAACGGAGTAGGGTAAAAATAAACTCAACGTATACATGAGCTCAACAAAGAAAACTTATGAATCCAAACAAGTttcaattctttcttattttttatattttttctaattacctGTTGATTATTATTCTAAACACAATTCATTGCATTTTCATTGGAGGTTAGTAAACATTGCTGCTGcgtaaaggaaaatttttgttattattagtcTCTTAGAGAATAAATCTCGACTTGTttaaacaatgataataataagataattatgACATTCTCTAATACTAGAGAGTTAGTTAATTTTGAGAGTATTTTTTATGGTACCAGATACGACCCAGTAAATTCTAAGCACGTAGATATAAGCGATAATTAAGTATCGAGGATTTGATTTATCATCCTGCGCTTCGATCTTGCTTTTGCAGAAGAGATAACATCGGTTTGAAGTAGTCACCTTGACCGAGATATTGGCCGAGTTTGTATTCTCCTTCGTGGTTTGTATTCGAGTTCTCGACCTCGTCGAGATcgtgcttcttcttcttcttcttcttttacttcttcttcttcttcttcttcttctacttcttcttcttcttcttttttgcattGCTTAGATCATTATAGTAAGTACATACTTTCTTCGAGATAAACGAATAAACTACCGACAGCAAATCTGCCAACCTAACTGTTACttcagtaataaaaaaaaaaaaaaaaaaaaaaaaatacgacgaATGTAAAATCACAATATGCACTCAATCtttgttcctcttttttgtgatattatttatccaaTACGCTAACAATCTTGTTCTTTCAACTAATCATTGAACTGTTACTTCAGTACGAAAAACAaatgatcaataaaaaattacgattcTTGTTCCTTCAttacgatacttttttttctaattcacaATGACAATTTTATTCTTGTAAGAAAGTCGAGAATTTCTACTTGTTCGTTATCGACGTGAttagaatttcatttctctatCGATTCGATACGTAGGTAATTGTGTTCTTTGTTCAGGAGAATTTAACAGTTTATCTATTGTTCCGCTTATTCCACAATTGTTCACGTACTagatataaatagagaaatacttcttacaaagaaaaacagaatgaTGTTGCCATACAAGGTCATCGTGCGAAGTACTTGCACGTAATTTGCGGCAATATAAATCTTACGTATCTGTTGAAAGTGAAAAGTATAAGATAAATCAACGTTCGTATACGTTTGAAAACTTTTGTTCTATCGTTAatcgatgatatataatttataaagatcaTCGAAAAACGTCAAGTTGTAGATCACGTTTCACTAATCAAGTACGAAATAAAGAGTTCGACTTTTTATTCTAGACGCGTTTACGCGGGACTACGTTAATGTCTTTAAACCGGATTCatttatttccctttcttaCTTCTTGTCCAACTTGATCTGGTTCATTCGAACACACCAACCAAGGATCACAATGAGCGGCCAGACCAAGGTAATCCTTCGATCCCGAGATCGACCTTGtcgacgatcgaatcgatcatttttcttaacttgttccaaaataaaaagaaaaagaatatatcaacaaattaaaaaaaaaaaaaaagaaagaaagaaagaaagaaaaacaacaatcGTTAAAATGTATTGAAATATCGCACTTTAATTTcgagtatatttcttttatctttcatacaagtgaaataaatataaaatctttttaaaaatattaaaaaggaatagaCCTGAAACTTATTACTAAAATCAATTCTCGCTTAAATACGAAGGtgtaatgatattataaaaatgcaaCGAAGGTCCTCTTGTATctttaaaaatctaaaaaaaaaaaaaaagaaaagataaagaaagaaaaaaaaacaaacaaatcttaaaatttctaacaaaaaaaaaattaatcccTATTTAATTCAAATCTACTtagtaatatcataaaaatctaGTAGGTCACTACGAAGGTTAAGAACTATCGTATATTACGAGATAAATAACTGGTTCCTTAAAGTAGGATACTCTCTCGATttgtgtgtctatgtatgtgtatctctATGTATCCGATAAATTAACATCGAAATTATCGTTAAGAAGAACAggaacttctctctttctctctctccttctcttaattttcttctccttgttCTATCGACGTTGaactttctttaaaaaagtcTGGTTAACGAACAATTTTCCTAATTACGAACTCTCGCTAATTACATCTTCGGAAATGTCAGTCACCACGTAGAttaggtacatacgtacgtggtGTTCCACATACGGTTAGACTGCACAAGGCCGTAGTCCTCGTAGTCTCGATGGTTGTTCGTGTCCTAAAGGAAATCATTAAAAGACTTATCCAATGCGTGCGATAATGATCAGCACGATGGCTttgttttctcgtttcgtttagACACTCTCTTCGAGGACATGACACTAAGTAAGCGAATCGAGAAAACAACAGGGATGACCTTCTCCTtctaaaatgaatttttttaataagaagaaagatgataCAAATTAATGTATTCATTTCATTCGTAATAACTATATGATATCATCAAATTTGATTAAGTGACATTAAACGCGTTGGTAATTAACGATCAAAGTAAGTGGATTTAATCTTCTGTGTTACGCACGATAAAATAGCTATtctttacgtatgtatgtatgtataaagacACACTAAGATAGGAGAaacttaaattattattttttatttatcgtgaGCAGAACTATATCAAGGACtacttttaatgaattttaatatttaatagccAAATTCGATCGGGAattaagagattttttttcattgatcttGAAACGAgacatctctcttttcttctctttatttttaaaaaatatacatagacaAAAATGTTGAGATACTGAAACATTCGATATCCGTtttgaaaagaattcttttaataataagattgtAATTTGTTGAAACGAATTCTATGATCTATATAATGCTGCAACCTTCGCGTGAGCTTGagtggaaaataaaagaataaaaattcacaAAAGTTGAGCAATTGatgcaaaatgaaaaaaaaattattgaaccgttgaatcattttttatgGGTGCTAGTTTGAATGGTCG contains:
- the LOC122638001 gene encoding uncharacterized protein LOC122638001 yields the protein MSREISHFPEDEFLEEKRIEKYLRAIAEDKSLSDPNFQVTRAVKAGENFISDVYRALIEGEKNGKIEKIRLIVKCAPNDSRRKFIKVRKMFLQEIRFYKEILPIFNDFLRDYNMSVDNIPFMYSYSKDDKNEILVLEDLKIKNYIMRETKFLDYPHARLALRCLGKFHAYSFAIRAKKPDTFEMFKSIEEPLFYRESSATYNKEMHTRSIKLCDIVAKTLEGEDEHYRKRFNDFVKNMFDTIFEIVQGSVAEPYAVVNHGDAWTNNFLFKYKENERTHEPQDLRFLDFQICRYASPALDISYTLFCSTLYEIRVEHYDDLLRDYYDSFSKCLESLDCNPRELFPYEILLEHIERFGKYAVCMAIHVLHLFTNQNDISESIDVNVYYDKLEKNDFYRETLINTFKEFIDRNII
- the LOC122627167 gene encoding SURP and G-patch domain-containing protein 1-like isoform X1, with the translated sequence MAYRGVKGSDPFVSKTSRNERFAQMSKQEQIIQQKKLEIQAKLQEQKAKEAVESVKKSNSLGLATTANKATTSKKEDEKSSTSVTVNLFANDGSFLDQFKKIANNKGTGKQTESNQSKVEDKREEKVEERNHDNREKERDRKWNNEKNRDWENKRDRRRNDSRWGRSSDRRHSSSSSPSPTRHRSSLSPDPRSMYNQPPPNGPRPHFNQQQYPPQSNNQTSSIPPLMSQPVMQMTNIPPPNMRGMTTNIPPPNMPRMPPPKNVNNNYSNVDNHSSNPRMQIPPPHIIRPPPPPIQNIPPNTNVPPPNMQVPQNMPMTSIQNLPPSSTSQQHIIPPPQQCNIPPPTNLQPPNIPPPNIPPPNMLPPMSQMPPNMMPITASQTIVVTVPNVPNVPPPNVISSMIMSAPPPVHTVPSTINSVPPPNLNIPPPNVPPPTIIQNAPPPPPPHLIPTSYPIPNQVPITVGPPNVQIPPPVRPPANLQGNEQLVCPIEAEQLARIVADCGDEIEQEVREKNAQDPKLWFLHQKQSAAYLQYRGLVAKFRAGKTDKDTKSSGAEPYCPEEALSDNDETEKNQKHSSQNERPKEENREERKRKRRSRWSEPDNKVPIADINAITTQRTRPGLAQPGVAIPGQIGQPAVIIPPKIQHTKPKNPMLTKISRNDPALIQYARQTFGTLDLSEEQWKKAEDHYKINLLYQNLLRKREEVKRLEAQGKHKYEYDSDEETEGGTWEHKLRSAEMEATQMWAEELTAQAEGKHHIGDFLPPDELKKFMEQYNAVKQGKEPDLSDYKEYKLKEDNIGFQMLQKLGWSEGQGLGSEGSGRIEPVNKATNRLDSAGLGSERPDGVSRDDDEFDAYRKRMMLAYRFRPNPLNNPRRPYY
- the LOC122627167 gene encoding SURP and G-patch domain-containing protein 1-like isoform X2 produces the protein MAYRGVKGSDPFVSKTSRNERFAQMSKQEQIIQQKKLEIQAKLQEQKAKEAVESVKKSNSLGLATTANKATTSKKEDEKSSTSVTVNLFANDGSFLDQFKKIANNKGTGKQTESNQSKVEDKREEKVEERNHDNREKERDRKWNNEKNRDWENKRDRRRNDSRWGRSSDRRHSSSSSPSPTRHRSSLSPDPRSMYNQPPPNGPRPHFNQQQYPPQSNNQTSSIPPLMSQPVMQMTNIPPPNMRGMTTNIPPPNMPRMPPPKNVNNNYSNVDNHSSNPRMQIPPPHIIRPPPPPIQNIPPNTNVPPPNMQVPQNMPMTSIQNLPPSSTSQQHIIPPPQQCNIPPPTNLQPPNIPPPNIPPPNMLPPMSQMPPNMMPITASQTIVVTVPNVPNVPPPNVISSMIMSAPPPVHTVPSTINSVPPPNLNIPPPNVPPPTIIQNAPPPPPPHLIPTSYPIPNQVPITVGPPNVQIPPPVRPPANLQGNEQLEAEQLARIVADCGDEIEQEVREKNAQDPKLWFLHQKQSAAYLQYRGLVAKFRAGKTDKDTKSSGAEPYCPEEALSDNDETEKNQKHSSQNERPKEENREERKRKRRSRWSEPDNKVPIADINAITTQRTRPGLAQPGVAIPGQIGQPAVIIPPKIQHTKPKNPMLTKISRNDPALIQYARQTFGTLDLSEEQWKKAEDHYKINLLYQNLLRKREEVKRLEAQGKHKYEYDSDEETEGGTWEHKLRSAEMEATQMWAEELTAQAEGKHHIGDFLPPDELKKFMEQYNAVKQGKEPDLSDYKEYKLKEDNIGFQMLQKLGWSEGQGLGSEGSGRIEPVNKATNRLDSAGLGSERPDGVSRDDDEFDAYRKRMMLAYRFRPNPLNNPRRPYY